The DNA sequence GTTCCTCGTCGCGGCAACCCTCTTCATCGGCGTCGTGAGCGACGTGACTTCCGACGAGGACCGCGAATGGTGGGCGCGGATGGGCGCGTGGCTGCTCATCGCCATCGTCGGCTGGAGCCTGTTTGGTGCCCTGGTTTTATTTGCGCCCCTGGGATTGCTCGCGCTGCCGAAACTCCTTGGCGCGCTCGGCGGCATCAGCGGACTGTTCACCCTGATCGTCGGCCACAACGGCAGCACAGCGGCGAACAAGGAACGGAAAACCAAGGAAAGCCCGTTTGCCTTTTCTCTCGATAAGGCGCTGACCCTGGCCGCGCCGATCTCGCTCGCGGCGCTGGTGGCCGGCCTTTCACTCGCCACCAGTAGGCTGTTGGTCACGGCCGCGAAACCATTGAGCCCCTTGGTCTCCGACCTCAAAACCTACTCGGGGCTTCACGCGGGGAAGGATTTCTGTCAGGTCGTCAGCAGCGCACCGTGGTGGTTGACCGCCGGATTCCTCCTCGTCGGCGCTTTCGTGGGATGGTTACTTTCGCGATTCATCAACGTGAACAAATTCTCGCTCCACGCCATTTATCGCAATCGGCTCGTGCGCGCCTATCTCGGCGCTTCCAATCCCAGACGCGACCCCAATCCCTTCACCGGCTTCGACCCCTGCGACAATCTGCCGCTGCAGGAACTGCGCGATCCGGGCAACTCCGCGCGGCCGCAGCGGCCCTTGCACATCGTCAACATGGCGCTCAACCTCGTCACCGGCGAAAACCTCGCGTGGCAGGAGCGCAAGGCCGAGACCTTCACTGCCAGCACCCTGCACTGCGGGAATTTCCGGCTCGGCTACCGCTTCACCAAACATTACGCTTTGAGTCTGAGAAAAATCGGCCAGCCTAAAAACGGCCTTTCGCTTGGCACCGCGATGGCAGTTTCGGGCGCAGCGGCCAGCCCGAATCAAGGTTATCATTCCTCGCCGGTCGTCGCCCTGCTCATGACGCTGTTCAACGTCCGGCTCGGCTGGTGGCTCGGCAATCCCGGCGCGATGGGGCATGACACCTTTCACGACTCCGCGCCGCGTTCGCCCGTGCGCCACATGGTCAAGGAGGGACTGGGCCTCACCGACAGCACCAGCCCTTACGTTTATCTTTCTGACGGCGGGCACTTCGAAAATCTTGGCTTCTACGAAATGATCCTGCGCCGCTGCCGGCTCATCGTGGTCAGCGACGCCGGCTGCGACCCCAAATGCAACCTCGAAGACCTCGGCAACGCCATCCGCAAAGTGCGGGTGGACCTCGGCGTAAGAATTGAAATCAAGAAGTTCGACATCTTCTCGCGTATTGGAGACGAAGGGAAACGGCTCGGGAAATACTGCGCGGTGGCGGAGATTGATTACGGCAGCATCGATGAAGGCGCGAGGAAAGGGATACTGATTTACTTGAAGCCCGCCTTGTGCGGTGACGAGCCGCGGGACATCTACAATTATTCGCGCGCCAGCCAGGAATTCCCGCACGAGACCACCGGCGACCAGTGGTTCAGTGAATCGCAGTTCGAGAGCTATCGCGCATTGGGCCAATTCGTCATTGACCGGATTTACCAGGACCCATTACGTGCGCAACCCCTGGACGGCCAACCGGCAGATGAACTCAGTACGTTTGTCGCCCGGGCCTGCCAGTATGCCGAATGTCCTCCGCTTGACGGCTGGAAGGAAAAAGTCGAGGTCTCCTCCGTCAACTCGCCGATTGCAAAAACTGAATAGTGCGACGTCATCGACGCTGGCGTTTGCGGGGCGCGAAGACGCAAAGAAGTTCTGCTGTTTTCCCTGCGCCTTGGCGTCTTGGCGTCTTTGCGTTGAAAATGCTTTACGTCCTCCCTCACCCCGACCCTCTCCCCAAGGAGAGGGCGAATCGTTCGCCACTCCTTTGGAAGATCGGGCGTTGGAGTTGGCAGGAGAGTCACCGAGCAATCAGAGGTTGGGCGATGGCAGCTCCCGCTCCTTGGGGAGGGAATTGCCCGAAAGGACATTTCGCACATTAAACCCCTGAACCAGACGGGCGACGACGTAGCGCGGGCGTCTTCGCCTGCGAGTTGGCCAGGCGTCCCGCCGGGCGTTCGCGCTGGCAGCGGGACGCTGCCGCAACTCGCAGCCGGGACGGACTGCGCAACAGCGTTCATGGGAAGGGGCCGGGGTGAGGGAGAACGAGAGGTAAAAAGCTCAGATGGTTTTTTAACTCGTGCGGTGAGGGCGAACGTCGGCTAATCGCGTGTGGTTTGTTTGCCGAGATTGATGATTTTGTCGATGAGCTTGGGGTAGGGGATGTCGGCCTTTTTGGCGGACTCGGCAAAGTCTTCTTCGCGGGCGAGGATGGGATTGGGGTTGGCTTCGATGAACACGACTTCGTTTTGCGGGGTCAATCGCAGGTCGAGCCGCGCGTAACCGTCGATGGCGAGCAGCCGGTAGATTTTCTTGCAGATCGATTCGATGCGTTGAACGAGGTCCGCATCGAGTTCCTTCGCAAATTCATTTCGGATCCCCCAACGCTTGCGATACTCCTCGTCCCACTTGGCTTTGTAGGTGGCGAACTTGGGTTCGTCGGGCGGCACTTCCTTGAAGGTCAACTCGCGAATGGGCAACACCTGAAGGCGATGGTTGCCGAGAATGCCGACGTAAAGCTCCCGGCCCTCGATGTATTCCTCGGCGATCACGTCCTGATCAAATTTTTCGTGAATGAATGCGACGCGTTGTTTGAATTGCTCGTCATTTTCCACGAACGAAGCCTGGGCGATTCCGTAAGACGCTTCTTCCTTCAAAGGTTTTATGAAAATGGGAAAGGCAAGCCGGCTGGGGCGGGCGATGCGTTTGCCGCGCGGAATGATTGTGAAATCCGGAACGTGGATACGGTGATAACCGAGAATCTTTTTCGAGATGCCCTTGTTTTTGCACAGTGTCAGCCCGGTCGAGCCGCAGCCGGTGAACGGCACGTCCTGCAGTTCAAGAAACGAAACGATGTTCTGGTCGAACGCGCGATTGTTTTTGAACTGGTCGGCCAGATTGAAGATGATGTCGGGCTGAAAGCTTTCAATCTTCTGGCTGATCAAATCGGTGTCGTCGAAGATCGCCAGGTGCTCGTTCGGGTAGCCCAGCGTCGCCAGCGCTTCGAGGACGTTGGCTTCGGTTTCCCAATCTTTGGTCTTGAGTTCCTTGCTGAGATTCTGGTCCAGGGTGGTTGGCCCCATGGCGTCGAACAGCGCGAGGACTTTTTGTTTCTTCTTCACCGTGGGGATTATTTTGAACGTTTGAATTTGCCGGTGAACAGATAATTCATCACCAGCGACGTGATGTAAGAGGCGACTTGTAAGTGGAGTGTCGGGTCATCGTTAGCGACATAGAGATTGAGTTCATCACAGCGATCGATAAGCCGCGTCAACAAGCGATTCACGCGATATTTCTTCTCGTTTGTCCAGCGACAGGCGGAGTCCATGATGGGTTTGCGATGGGAGCGCAGATAGCGCGAAGCCCGTTCGCGATGCGCCTCTCCTTCGCCGGCTGCAAAGAGTTGTTTTAGATCGCGGTCGTAAAAATCAGGGTAGGAATCCTCGTAGAGTTTTCGTTTTCGCGCGTAGTAAGTTTTAAGTTTGAGGTTGAGACAATCGTAGTCTGTCGCGCGGATTGTGGGCTGGTGAACGGGCGGTTTGCCGGCAAGGGAGCGCATCAATTCGTCCACATACTCCAGTTTTTTCAATGCCTTCCAACCGCCAAAGCGCTCCCGCCAATCAAACTCGGGTGTGAGCCAGACGGCAAACGTTTCGGCGAAATCCTCATCGGGATGGCTCTGCGCGTACCAGTCGGCAAGATGAATGACGTAAGAACGGCTGTAGGGACGGGGACGGTAGGTGTCAGTTTCCTCGGTTGAGGCGAGGCCAAAGCATTGCTGCCATTTTTTCTTTTTGTAAAGTTGGTAAGCGTAGGAGTAGGCATGCGCCGCTTCGTGGCGCATCAGTTGCATGAACCACGGCTTGGTTTCGCCTTCGACTTCGAGAATGATTTTTCGCTCCAGTTTTCTCAACCGCTCGTGCGTGAGGAAGAACGGAATGAAAATCGCCGGAACACCGACGGGACAGAACCACTCATCGCCGACAAAACAAGGGGGATGAAAGACAAGATTCTTTTGCGCAAGCTCGTCGTATAACTGCTGGATCAAAGGCTGAAGTTCCGTGCCTTCGAGTTTCAGACCCAACTGCCGGATGTTCTTCTCCAACAATTCTTCATCGCTGAGATTGGCCCAGTCTGGTGAATCCATGCGGTGATGATTCTAGGGTTGCTTTGCCGGCTGGTCTTTGCGCGGGAATAACGGAGATACCTCGCCGATTGTGTGGCCAGCTTGCAAGCCGCCCCACTCAGCCAATGCGAATGTGTCGGGTGAACCGCTCAAGCCAAGCTGTGCGTAAATCTTCGTTGCTGTGCTAGGCAAAAACGGCCAGAGCAAAACCGCGAGGATGCGACAGCTTTCGGCGAGGTTGTAAAGCACTTCGTCGAGGCGTCCTGCTCGGGCCGGGTCTTTGGCGAGTTTGAAGGGCTCAGTTAGCTGGACGTATTGATTGGCGCGGACGACGAGCATCCAGATGGTAATCAGCGCACCTTGCAACAGATTATCTTTTAAATGTGCAATGGTGGACTTTGTTATGGTGCTTGCCCACTCAGCTAGCTCGTCGTGCTGCAGGGGAACGACACCGTTTCGATAGCGTTTGAGCATCGAAAGGGAACGGTTCACGAGGTTGCCCAGACCATTGGCGAGTTCGGCGGAGTAACGCGCCTGAAAACCGGCGTCGGTCCAGTTTCCGTCCGGGCCGATGTCGAGTTCGCGCACAACGTAAAACCGGAAGGCGTCCAACCCCCATTCGTTAATTACAGTGATGGGATCAACGATGTTGCCGGTGCTCTTGCTGATCTTTTCTCCGTCTTTCTGCCACCAACCGTGAGCAAGGATTTGTTTGGGCAATGGTAGCCCCATCGCTTTCAGCATGATTGGCCAATACACGGCATGAAATTTCAGTATGTCCTTACCGATGACGTGGATATCGGCGGGCCACAATGAGAGTTGAGGGTTGAGGGTTGAGGGTTGAGGGTTTAAGGCGTGGACAACCGTCGGATCACCGAGAGCAGCT is a window from the Verrucomicrobiota bacterium genome containing:
- a CDS encoding methionine--tRNA ligase translates to MSKRFYITTAIDYVNGQPHLGHAYEKIISDVIARSHRSLGEEVFYLTGLDEHGQKVQQAAQAEGKDPQAYCDELAASWKSFAARLDLTIDDFVRTTEARHKEVVQVILSKLHAAGQFYKATYKGFYSTREETFLTDKDRRPDGTFDPAYGEVIELEEENYYFDLKNHQQWLIDYIKFNPSFIAPDYRRNEVLGFLKNNTLEDLCISRPASRLNWGIPLPFDNNFVTYVWFDALVNYVTIPAALGDPTVVHALNPQPSTLNPQLSLWPADIHVIGKDILKFHAVYWPIMLKAMGLPLPKQILAHGWWQKDGEKISKSTGNIVDPITVINEWGLDAFRFYVVRELDIGPDGNWTDAGFQARYSAELANGLGNLVNRSLSMLKRYRNGVVPLQHDELAEWASTITKSTIAHLKDNLLQGALITIWMLVVRANQYVQLTEPFKLAKDPARAGRLDEVLYNLAESCRILAVLLWPFLPSTATKIYAQLGLSGSPDTFALAEWGGLQAGHTIGEVSPLFPRKDQPAKQP
- a CDS encoding patatin-like phospholipase family protein, which produces MTRLELDPAELTRLNRLLLEEAFPDHIRKISDIHLERIYRQIHAGAGSAALCFSGGGIRSATFALGVAQGLAKHGVLKHFDYLSTVSGGGYIGSWLSSWIHHAGGVDAVCDKLKAGKPDSVTDPEPEPLSHLRKYSNYLSPKLGLFSADTWVLAATYLRNLLLNWVVFAPILLALFALPRVHASLLNLTPPDWLIAAGFFSGFLLAAWGMAYSAMNRPAARDDLQRHSRGWFLRRDQQSFLLWCLAPMCAAAICITTSWSWVQNGLDTDTSNAALKWFLGIVGGTPEVKPEIMNYCLLGAVLHFAGWLLAECFLQRWRAGKWADLRKEFFLTLVIGAVGGVFLWSAASLSVRNANSALGSMLFSCFAAPVFLMLFLVAATLFIGVVSDVTSDEDREWWARMGAWLLIAIVGWSLFGALVLFAPLGLLALPKLLGALGGISGLFTLIVGHNGSTAANKERKTKESPFAFSLDKALTLAAPISLAALVAGLSLATSRLLVTAAKPLSPLVSDLKTYSGLHAGKDFCQVVSSAPWWLTAGFLLVGAFVGWLLSRFINVNKFSLHAIYRNRLVRAYLGASNPRRDPNPFTGFDPCDNLPLQELRDPGNSARPQRPLHIVNMALNLVTGENLAWQERKAETFTASTLHCGNFRLGYRFTKHYALSLRKIGQPKNGLSLGTAMAVSGAAASPNQGYHSSPVVALLMTLFNVRLGWWLGNPGAMGHDTFHDSAPRSPVRHMVKEGLGLTDSTSPYVYLSDGGHFENLGFYEMILRRCRLIVVSDAGCDPKCNLEDLGNAIRKVRVDLGVRIEIKKFDIFSRIGDEGKRLGKYCAVAEIDYGSIDEGARKGILIYLKPALCGDEPRDIYNYSRASQEFPHETTGDQWFSESQFESYRALGQFVIDRIYQDPLRAQPLDGQPADELSTFVARACQYAECPPLDGWKEKVEVSSVNSPIAKTE